The following proteins come from a genomic window of Daphnia carinata strain CSIRO-1 chromosome 6, CSIRO_AGI_Dcar_HiC_V3, whole genome shotgun sequence:
- the LOC130690095 gene encoding DNA-dependent protein kinase catalytic subunit-like — translation MENILEDYLFQVHSGTCLNVSEQVNDIKEIVLKEKNESVILVLLNRQNGLVPLLSSFRDSRKEGNTVEIIKNVLEIFAYLLEQFKEAMSSHLVVIKNSILQYMNSKDAKLREASYSVLSQVVIAAQLSSGEVLDELDFFLLSNKLFEKMAASAEDNASKSKMEFLILIGRLAQYFPNTLKEKASRMINQILYEMEKEMKQHDYKDRVVGGCLEALRGFLYSFQSIINQKLLEKIHGYLIMLISRNPNFEKKTISFTPKAVLNMLAEHAALFNKWLLKQYKMWFDSLKTYVLLEKPGIHEISLNALGKFIEESIKSLKSEADVGKKSTILEFFVRNLREVLESDRSSLQLRTVGLKALGECSLSVTGDNIWHIFMYLFNKTAVICIQEDTSKSLDLLPVCLESLGLVLTHCTSPLGIERTQQLQRMFVHLFTRYLDIAERNRSGRSAAVFLVGVHAAIKNPMDFSAFVRDIVTQSLIRSTRPELDSDGVKKYTFLWITLLNFAGQENLPFSLEERAYVSAILDEQLVGAIFTIIGRLDLSTREGNSNEDELKAEYLPSNPADWQLFHNLVDLLEGLLKAVEPRERMQNSLIPLGEAVIALSTKSPLIPGLYRILATLLSIIGQVLPIVQHPRYQSYMTSLINQLAQFSDDVLVSAVQVVLSSPTWLVISLSSSITGALASALNLGLTYPPLAEWPLDALEHWQTTVPFSTFDSIMEEVLPCLEGYLSDVEELAKEITFISGKRLKRRKQNIQSTEERESWEKIRRRVVRLLGRMGPKCSRLVAQNEDHVIARSATGWQIKGHLEFGLPLSDMKPIIQLDQFLPRILHLVLHTSEIKTRMAACEFLHASVIFLTGTNSRRTEELRLRYPLAPLYAKIFPTVLNLAADSDEIIRQLFRALLIQLVHWFSRPAFYRKESRGPRTVLGAEAALLVEMLMESACRGLDASLIRDLACECLMEFLKWTIKQSSDTTLWDDPAAPDFLFQKLRASATHPSLHQRHGAAIVFNRLYRVMRESDPLTSIYTLDLLTHFVTSLSLGERDPFSTEILHQSKLALYHLTQTVSLKRNLFEHPDSRRRVAPFLIQGTLPELLDFLLNHTLGSQRHCRHICLELCGILARPQSLTEVMTQFFSKQPLENRFPENFPFPARLDVYRHLLGFGVIDTNKCDNDVDFSDQFENFAKSIEKRLNEGLSTEEVPLNDTTSESCLAWLGFLTEYLTKSQNRKFMRIKTLIRACLLPARLGFSDASGSQQQFYACLETLLPFLTPDRKVIESVLNSEEFRLEHLNLAETRSLDIVRGLTLIVKSGCVGAGFPCDKSPSALLKLAVDNVVNNESASLNISGSTGDSVSSAVRVRASALLIELALLLGLSMEVFSNEFRNPANIPGVIVTYGQYLRSKLGHLIFPVVINQMSSVLPFIPQEGNGDLQQWALLLELLQTANQTQRSPDQRKWIVQNVLDSWKVLEKHAGSYGQSFNLQLLVNCLASIDIDAVGRNGDLKQWVIGCWNQRTDVTLASDLVQLLNVFVVDCSESEEKTLFASLQQFFTHNFPSKTTELEKDSDKSAYFSIFNRMIGLIRVPVVFHFLVDVFALEPNHPCLDPFIKSVQNEDWTESLSGTSLDKILNRLYQHAKTRSINWKTRFDAIEMLYTSLLKALRSAVVERHVSELLGDIIQICEEARGGVEAFVHKILVCALFEVAIVRVDYRNLTGHLNTNFCTLRNGQQPSENGRDLLKYIMQLALNIRKATAPFNENELEIYQNMERFSFRLVLSIASVTPTLDEESMDKLIFRPMNQKLALWNAVVGTTKRYNLVAEVERHRKRFRLHLPTVSTEDRPTKGYIPSQFLFGSSLSEDVYRFDFNQASLPTKFGSYDEEENLPVSSPTIGDASTVLYLTVDDLNKHSCMSLLVNFLNNFYANQTLLADSEPKWMISLREALLNPNAHNNVALFIIRLVVNLKSIFRIYANFWYKAMLVALLRKIGGEPLNSLFREALDMMLEWSHEAPPSANDVEFAQAASNLVQLILRNIENKNTEILRDNVEMVRAIFSVWNKISLNIPYELIEELLSPDKSKRKLGLLILDAIIVHDFLPKNHEFNSRFKQQLIKWLTLDEKRDLTRSCAALCGSILIREADHEFEKLVCDALQMWYNRKKIDVFIDLLYEVAIRHPAILSTFASANLSLLTGFYGALKSRCLEVVARSWYYMEDPWKEIGFQTIESILKGSNPAELCPMLALVKDLIPRVDVAEWKPLWPTLIRLSRHQNVECRSRLYEVFKKAFDLTDTRDPEFAQAILKACSDQDEELAIKMQNFLAEKLPNGTMDRILAYVTDFYSPEAEDYFLPYCLHFLLERTTQSHLYREPIFDQPLDDIPFQSFDLLSFSSQTVPQRPSWSNFGRGFSYGTIQPGFLRATQSSSSTAVSSTQSPANWLMTETLSTEPSSTNQAAMKTTTETVEKETFKSPLKSWKRFTTTGPPPAKPSYENRGRSSNKASSQPTIYRKYRTGELPDIQIPPSSLIAPLCAVARNDPVIAKSLFCHLLTVLRQQVREIQGDDKVFVSKLNTSLQSIVENYRLRSGNFNLVAAILEYFWTNTDEIAMDSGKLVQLVKASHLQALGILVLESCFPDRPFPGQSKKPKRQEVKDQSSWFHVANLYGDIQNVDNVRAVVSHLTDCKESTKKAIESESKHNWRKAFEYYSQVFKSDTPSSAEMNFCDECRLKCLEELGQWDEIGGLNPKKEPWNIRFRVRNALQNFQVGPAARELDNIPLSTVDPVLLADLAALALRNGNEDRAAICIAKATDKFLSRYSQLSPLNFGGRRNLLEHVCIITEIQTFMEHSDIIPNASHPQTGDSLLVWDTILALRTFFAQRTKTERNLASVKSFRLKLATVALEQKNTELARKLVTGTTDFQEMLPFHHLIQSKILTMESLLDSDVGASNLDRFILAKETISRAVAVSADVPENGRWEIDLERFEASLCAQVFQLVDNIQPKELASRQAKLVELWNVQPREIIQVGLKHAERQAQIAEMQGTNSDMAEAYFILAKYFSEWKNIMPDEEYRHGLTRSVLSSMRYGSLDGQGLFPLVILALKDDCADTRAFETFSCHVPLFMFLPWVNQLVSYFTSSSAIPKLLIDIAEQHPIYVKIPFGLTRLSLGAEALTKSETSLLESKLLTDQTWEMFLKSIDYLKPPEKAARQLLNSETYAQDFPIFQSKYLNLPPPTARSAHGHTHYSFSEAFTGKFQESLDQGHIKSLLNSLDSFKKKTFPGQKSLRDYSPWLANYRIDDGTVNKLELPGLNGKTLKIETFRDDLHYLQSKQLPVRLTIVVDGAVEYPVLVKHGEDLRQDERIVQLINSIDVALVRDVESRKRSLRIRTFQVIPLTTAFGILQWLPETLTLKAFLDTDIHFRSSLKSLKRDIERQFSGKNPLHFITATQQQLLNDYSKLADKVYPYGLRGALKKLSQSPESFFYLRNRLASSHGTQCSALWILGVGDRHLSNSLVSTKNGDIIAIDYGMAFGMATSQLPVPEVVSCRLTNQFQFLIPGLSLNGSVRDSMVHTLRVAKAESGSIIAALSVFVTEPTLNWLKEAELLAENRYQAMLANESTSWSPAQIIERTDNLLKGFNPSVITCQDLQKNKIFSTADGQKLLPQLFAVVRGNGSMQTSPDMNPEIAAVKRKAELHLSRRASMPQQGLSSDQQIECLIEQSTDPACLSRMYWGWEPWI, via the exons ATGGAAAATATATTGGAAGATTACTTATTTCAGGTGCATTCTGGAACATGCTTAAATGTATCGGAACAAGTAAATGATATAAAAGAAATAGTtctcaaagaaaagaacg AATCGGTTATCCTAGTTTTGTTGAACAGACAAAATGGATTAGTGCCATTGTTGTCCTCGTTCCGAGATTCCAGAAAGGAAGGAAACACAgtggaaataataaaaaatgtgttggaaATTTTTGCTTACTTGCTTGAGCAATTCAAAGAAGCAATGAGTAGCCATTTGGTAGTTATCAAA AATTCCATCCTGCAGTATATGAACTCTAAAGATGCTAAATTACGAGAAGCTTCCTATTCTGTTCTTTCCCAAGTTGTTATTGCTGCCCAGCTATCATCAGGAGAAGTACTAGATgagttggatttttttttactttcaaataagctttttgaaaaaatggcagCATCTGCTGAAGATAATGCAAGCAAAT CCAAAATGGAATTCCTAATACTTATTGGAAGGCTTGCTCAATATTTTCCAAACACACTTAAAGAAAAGGCAAGCCGAATGATCAATCAAATACTTTATGAAATGGAAAAGGAG ATGAAACAGCATGATTATAAAGACAGAGTTGTCGGAGGCTGTCTAGAAGCTCTTAGAGGATTCCTCTATTCATTTCAATCAATTATTAATCAAAAGTTACTAGAAAAAATTCATGGTTACTTGATAATGCTAATATCCCGAAACCCcaacttcgaaaaaaaaacaatcagctTTACTCCTAaag CTGTATTAAATATGCTGGCGGAGCACGCAGCTCTATTCAACAAGTGGCTTTTGAAGCAATATAAAATGTGGTTCGATTCACTAAAAACTTATGTATTGCTCGAAAAACCAGGAATCCACGAAATTAGTTTAAACGCATTGGGAAAGTTTATCGAAGAAAGTATTAAATCTTTGAAAAGTGAAGCTGATGTAGGAAAAAAATCGACAATCCTTGAG TTTTTTGTCAGAAACCTGCGCGAGGTTTTGGAATCTGATCGTTCATCTCTTCAGTTGAGAACTGTTGGATTGAAAGCATTGGGCGAGTGCAGCTTGTCAGTCACTGGGGATAATATATGGCACATTTTTATGTACCTTTTTAATAAGACAGCTGTAATTTGCATCCA AGAGGATACTTCAAAGAGCTTGGATCTTTTGCCAGTTTGCCTTGAATCCCTCGGCCTTGTTCTTACGCACTGTACTTCTCCATTGGGGATTGAAAGAACACAGCAGCTACAGAGAATGTTCGTCCACCTCTTCACCCGATATTTGGACATAG CCGAAAGAAATCGAAGCGGTCGGTCTGCTGCTGTGTTTTTGGTAGGTGTTCATGCTGCCATAAAAAATCCAATGGATTTTTCCGCTTTTGTAAGAGATATTG TGACCCAGAGCCTGATTCGTTCCACTCGACCAGAGCTTGATTCAGACGGTGTAAAGAAGTATACCTTCCTGTGGATAACTCTTTTGAATTTCGCTGGTCAAGAAAATCTCCCGTTCAGTTTGGAAGAACGTGCGTACGTTTCAGCTATATTAGACGAGCAGTTGGTTGGTGCCATTTTTACGATCATCGGCCGTCTAGATTTGTCAACAAGGGAAGGCAACTCGAATGAAGATGAATTAAAAG CTGAATATCTTCCCAGTAATCCTGCCGATTGGCAGTTGTTTCACAATCTTGTCGATTTACTCGAGGGGTTGCTGAAAGCCGTGGAACCAAGGGAACGAATGCAAAACTCA CTTATTCCATTAGGTGAAGCAGTTATTGCATTGTCAACCAAGTCTCCTTTAATTCCCGGCCTTTACCGTATTTTGGCAACCCTATTGTCCATAATCGGACAAGTTTTGCCGATTGTTCAACATCCCCGCTACCAATCATACATGACAAGCCTGATTAATCAATTGGCGCAATTCTCGGATGATGTCCTCGTCTCTGCCGTGCAg GTCGTTTTATCAAGTCCCACGTGGTTGGTTATCTCACTGAGTAGTTCTATTACTGGTGCCTTGGCTTCAGCCCTCAATCTTGGCTTGACATATCCCCCTTTAGCTGAATGGCCGTTGGATGCATTGGAACATTGGCAAACTACTGTGCCATTTTCAACATTCGATTCCATAATGGAAGAAGTCCTCCCATGCCTGGAAGGTTATCTTAGCGATGTGGAAGAATTGGCTAAAGAAATTACCTTCATTAGTGGCAAACGATTGAAAAGACggaaacaaaatattcaatctACAGAA GAACGCGAATCCTGGGAAAAAATACGTCGTAGAGTTGTGAGATTACTTGGACGTATGGGGCCTAAGTGCAGCCGTTTGGTTGCTCAAAACGAAGATCACGTAATTGCCAGGTCAGCCACCGGATGGCAAATCAAAGGCCATCTCGAGTTTGGGCTCCCGTTATCCGACATGAAGCCAATCATCCAACTTGATCAGTTTCTTCCACGGATACTGCATTTGGTTCTGCACACTA GCGAGATAAAAACCAGAATGGCTGCCTGCGAGTTTCTTCACGCCTCGGTGATATTCTTAACTGGAACAAATTCACGTCGTACCGAAGAACTACGACTTCGTTATCCACTTGCACCCTTATATGCGAAGATATTTCCAACCGTTTTGAATTTAGCTGCAGATTCTGATGAAATCATTCGTCAACTCTTCCGTGCGCTGTTAATCCAG CTAGTGCATTGGTTCTCTCGCCCTGCCTTCTATCGAAAAGAATCCCGCGGGCCCCGAACCGTTTTGGGAGCGGAAGCGGCTcttttagtggaaatgttaaTGGAATCAGCATGTAGAGGGCTTGATGCTTCTTTAATCCGCGATCTGGCTTGTGAATGCTTAATGGAATTCCTGAAATGGACAATCAAACAAAGCAGCGATACAACACTTTGGGATGATCCGGCAGCTCcagattttctctttcaaaaactTCGGGCGTCAGCCACTCATCCGTCCCTCCATCAAAGGCATGGAGCTGCAATCGTGTTCAACAGACTGTATCGCGTTATGCGAGAATCTGATCCACTTACGTCCATCTACACCCTGGATCTATTGACCCACTTTGTCACTAGTCTTTCACTCGGAGAACGTGATCCGTTTTCAACGGAAATCCTTCATCAATCTAAACTGGCGCTTTACCACCTAACCCAAACGGTTAGCTTGAAGAGAAATCTCTTCGAGCATCCGGATAGTCGGCGACGAGTAGCACCTTTCCTTATCCAGGGAACTTTGCCTGAACTGCttgattttttattgaatcACACTTTAGGATCACAGCGGCATTGTCGACATATTTGTTTGGAGCTCTGTGGCATTTTGGCCCGTCCGCAATCGCTAACTGAAGTGATGACTCAATTTTTCTCGAAACAGCCACTTGAAAATCGTTTTCCGGAGAATTTCCCATTCCCAGCTCGTCTAGACGTCTATCGCCATCTACTTGGGTTTGGTGTGATTGACACAAACAAATGTGACAACGACGTTGACTTCTCAGATCAATTCGAAAACTTCGCTAAAAGCATTGAAAAACGGCTCAACGAAGGACTTTCTACAGAAGAAGTGCCGTTGAACGACACAACAAGTGAAAGCTGTCTGGCGTGGCTAGGCTTTCTAACGGAATATTTAACAAAATcgcaaaacagaaaatttaTGCGTATCAAAACATTGATCCGCGCGTGTCTTCTTCCTGCGCGACTGGGGTTCTCTGACGCCTCTGGATCGCAACAACAATTCTACGCGTGTTTGGAAACCCTTTTGCCTTTCTTAACACCCGACAGGAAAGTCATAGAATCAGTTCTAAATTCAGAAGAATTTCGATTGGAGCATTTGAATTTAGCCGAGACACGTAGTCTGGACATTGTTCGGGGACTGACCCTAATCGTAAAAAGCGGCTGTGTGGGTGCTGGTTTCCCATGTGACAAATCACCATCTGCGCTACTGAAATTAGCTGTTGACAATGTTGTTAATAACGAATCAGCGTCGTTAAATATCAGTGGATCTACTGGAGACAGTGTGTCCTCTGCAGTGCGTGTAAGGGCGTCTGCGTTATTAATAGAGCTGGCTTTGTTACTTGGACTCAGCATGGAAGTGTTTTCTAATGAATTTAGAAACCCTGCCAATATTCCAGGCGTGATCGTGACGTATGGCCAATACCTGCGCTCAAAGCTTGGCCACCTCATCTTCCCGGTTGTGATTAATCAAATGTCGAGCGTGCTGCCTTTTATTCCTCAAGAGGGTAATGGTGATTTACAACAATGGGCATTACTTCTAGAACTTTTGCAAACAGCCAATCAAACTCAGCGTTCTCCCGaccaaagaaaatggatcGTTCAAAATGTGCTAGATTCGTGGAAAGTACTTGAAAAACATGCAGGATCTTACGGACAAAGCTTCAATTTGCAGTTGTTAGTAAACTGCCTCGCAAGCATTGACATTGATGCTGTGGGACGTAACGGCGATCTCAAGCAGTGGGTCATCGGCTGCTGGAATCAACGTACCGACGTAACCCTTGCTAGTGACCTAGTCCAGCTATTAAACGTCTTCGTCGTCGATTGTTCCGAGTCCGAAGAAAAGACGCTATTTGCCTCTTTACAACAGTTTTTTACCCACAATTTCCCCAGCAAGACCACCGAATTGGAAAAAGATTCAGACAAATCAGCttatttttctatatttaACCGGATGATTGGACTAATACGTGTACCAGTAGTATTCCACTTCCTCGTCGATGTGTTTGCGTTAGAGCCCAACCATCCTTGTCTCGATCCATTTATCAAATCGGTCCAAAACGAGGATTGGACAGAAAGTCTCTCTGGAACTTCGCTGgataaaattttgaataggcTTTATCAACACGCAAAAACCCGATCGATTAACTGGAAGACCAGATTTGACGCCATAGAAATGCTGTACACATCGTTACTGAAAGCGCTCCGAAGTGCAGTTGTCGAACGACATGTCAGCGAGTTACTAGGGGACATCATCCAAATTTGTGAGGAAGCTCGTGGTGGAGTTGAAGCATTTGTACACAAAATTTTGGTCTGTGCCCTATTTGAGGTCGCCATTGTTCGTGTAGACTACCGAAATCTAACTGGTCATCTCAATACTAATTTCTGTACGTTGCGAAATGGCCAACAGCCCTCAGAAAACGGCCGGGATCTCCTCAAATACATCATGCAGCTTGCGTTGAACATAAGAAAAGCTACTGCTCCGTTTAATGAAAACGAATTGGAAATCTATCAAAACATGGagagattttcttttcgattggTCCTGTCAATCGCGTCGGTAACACCAACGTTGGACGAAGAATCGATGGATAAACTTATCTTTAGACCTATGAACCAAAAACTCGCACTATGGAATGCCGTGGTGGGCACGACTAAGCGTTACAATCTAGTGGCCGAAGTGGAACGTCACCGCAAAAGATTTCGTCTTCATCTTCCTACCGTCTCAACTGAGGATCGGCCAACTAAAG GTTACATTCCATCCCAGTTCCTATTTGGGTCAAGCCTTAGCGAAGACGTTTATCGTTTCGACTTCAACCAGGCGTCATTACCGACCAAGTTTGGCAGCTACGATGAAGAGGAAAATCTTCCAGTTTCGTCGCCAACTATC GGCGACGCATCAACCGTTTTATATCTGACGGTAGATGACCTGAACAAACACTCGTGCATGAGTTTATTGGTTAATTTTCTCAACAATTTTTACGCCAATCAAACTTTACTTGCTGATTCTGAACCAAAATGGATGATCAGTTTACGAGAAGCCTTACTTAATCCCAATGCCCACAACAACGTTGCGTTATTCATTATTCGATTGGTTGTGAATTTGAAATCTATATTCCGAATTTATGCAAACTTCTG GTACAAAGCTATGTTAGTAGCATTATTGCGGAAAATTGGCGGGGAACCACTCAACAGTTTATTCCGTGAGGCGCTTGATATGATGCTAGAATGGTCACACGAAGCGCCGCCATCAGCTAACGATGTTGAGTTTGCTCAAGCAGCGTCCAATCTGGTACAATTGATCCTGAGAAATATCGAGAATAAAAACACGGAGATATTGCGAGATAACGTT GAAATGGTCAGAGCCATATTTTCGGTGTGGAACAAGATCTCGCTAAATATACCGTATGAACTAATTGAAGAATTGCTGTCTCCCGACAAGAGCAAAAGGAAGTTGGGTTTGCTCATTTTGGATGCGATTATTGTGCATGATTTTTTACCGAAAAATCATGAATTCAATTCCCGTTTCAAGCAACAGTTGATAAAATGGTTGACTTTGGATGAAAAACGGGATTTGACGCGTTCATGTGCAGCCCTATGCGGATCCATTCTTATCCGAGAGGCCGATCACGAGTTTGAAAAGCTTGTCTGTGATGCACTTCAAATGTGGtataataggaaaaaaattgatgtgTTTATTGATCTTTTGTACGAAGTGGCAATCCGACACCCAGCCATCCTCTCAACATTTGCTAGCGCCAATCTTTCACTACTTACGGGCTTTTATGGAGCGTTGAAg TCACGGTGTCTGGAAGTCGTGGCAAGATCGTGGTACTACATGGAAGATCCTTGGAAAGAAATTGGTTTTCAAACTATTGAATCCATTCTAAAAGGGTCAAATCCTGCTGAATTGTGTCCTATGCTCGCATTAGTCAAAGATCTCATTCCGCGGGTTGACGTAGCGGAGTGGAAACCACTGTGGCCGACCCTGATTCGTTTGTCACGGCATCAGAACGTCGAATGCCGCTCACGCCTCTATGAAGTTTTCAAGAAAGCTTTTGATTTAACTGATACTCGTGATCCAGAATTTGCTCAAGCAATTTTGAAAGCATGCAGTGATCAGGACGAAGAACTCGCtatcaaaatgcaaaattttcttGCTGAGAAATTGCCTAATGGCACTATGGATCGAATCCTAGCTTACGTGACGGATTTTTACTCTCCCGAGGCAGAAGACTATTTCCTGCCATATTGTTTGCACTTTCTCCTCGAGCGCACAACACAGAGCCATCTTTACCGAGAGCCTATCTTTGATCAACCCTTGGACGACATCCCTTTCCAGTCATTTGATCTGCTTTCATTTAGTTCACAGACGGTCCCCCAACGACCGTCTTGGAGTAATTTTGGCAGGGGATTTTCTTATGGAACGATTCAG CCTGGATTCCTACGTGCAACGCAAAGTTCAAGTTCCACTGCGGTTTCGTCAACTCAATCACCTGCCAATTGGCTGATGACAGAAACCCTTTCAACGGAACCGTCTTCTACGAATCAAGCAGCGATGAAGACAACAACGGAAactgttgaaaaagaaacctttAAAAGTCCACTGAAGTCTTGGAAAAGATTCACCACAACCGGTCCGCCCCCCGCGAAACCAAGTTATGAAAATCGGGGAAGAAGCTct AATAAAGCATCTAGTCAACCGACGATTTACCGCAAGTACCGTACAGGTGAACTGCCTGACATTCAAATTCCGCCGTCTTCTCTCATCGCCCCACTCTGCGCTGTTGCACGCAATGATCCTGTTATTGCCAAATCCTTGTTTTGCCATCTTCTTACTGTCTTGCGGCAACAAGTTAGAGAAATCCAAGGCGATGATAAAGTATTTGTATCGAAGTTGAATACCTCCCTTCAATCGATAGTGGAAAATTATCGGTTACGAAGCGGCAATTTCAATTTGGTAGCGGCAATCTTAGAATATTTTTGGACCAATACAGATGAAATTGCCATGGACTCCGGAAAACTAGTTCAACTGGTTAAAGCGAGTCATCTTCAGGCCTTAGGCATTTTAGTGCTTGAATCTTGTTTCCCAGACCGTCCATTTCCAG GGCAAAGTAAGAAACCTAAACGTCAAGAAGTAAAGGATCAGAGTAGCTGGTTTCATGTAGCAAACCTGTATGGAGACATTCAAAATGTGGATAATGTTAGAGCGGTTGTATCCCATCTAACAGACTGCAAAGAGTCAACTAAAAAAGCCATTGAGAGCGAGTCGAAACACAACTGGAGGAAGGCTTTCGAATATTACAG CCAAGTTTTCAAGAGCGACACTCCATCCTCAGccgaaatgaatttttgcgACGAATGTAGACTAAAGTGCCTCGAGGAACTTGGACAGTGGGATGAGATTGGCGGCCTTAATCCCAAAAAAGAGCCATGGAATATCCGATTTCGTGTACGGAATGCCTTGCAAAACTTTCAAGTTGGTCCCGCAGCACGGGAACTTGATAACATTCCCTTGTCTACCGTTGATCCTGTTCTTTTGGCAGATTTGGCTGCATTGGCTTTAAGGAATGGAAACGAAGATCGAGCTGCCATTTGCATTGCCAAGGCCACGGATAAATTTCTTTCTCGATACAGTCAGCTGTCTCCATTGAACTTTGGAGGTCGCAGGAACCTCCTCGAACACGTCTGCATTATCACCGAGATTCAGACGTTCATGGAACATTCTGATATCATTCCGAATGCTAGTCACCCTCAAACGGGTGACAGTCTTCTTGTATGGGATACGATCTTAGCACTAAGAACATTTTTTGCTCAACGCACAAAGACGGAAAGGAATTTAGCATCCGTTAAATCCTTTCGTTTGAAACTGGCTACCGTTGCcttagaacaaaaaaacactgagCTAGCCCGCAAACTTGTGACGGGAACTACTGATTTTCAAGAGATGTTGCCCTTTCATCATTTGATTCAGAGCAAAATTCTTACCATGGAATCATTGTTGGACTCCGATGTTGGAGCAAGTAATTTGGATCGGTTCATCTTGGCCAAGGAAACCATCAGTCGTGCAGTAGCTGTCTCCGCTGATGTTCCGGAGAACG GTCGATGGGAAATCGATCTTGAAAGATTTGAGGCATCCCTATGCGCGCAAGTATTTCAACTGGTCGATAACATACAGCCTAAAGAATTGGCTAGTAGACAGGCAAAGCTAGTTGAGCTATGGAATGTTCAACCTAGAGAGATCATCCAGGTTGGACTGAAACACGCGGAACGCCAAGCCCAAATTGCTGAAATGCAAGGGACCAACTCCGACATGGCAGAAGCCTATTTCATCTTAGCAAAATATTTCTCGGAATGGAAAAATATCATGCCGG ATGAGGAGTATAGACATGGCTTGACGCGATCAGTTCTTTCTTCTATGCGTTACGGATCACTTGATGGCCAGGGCCTGTTCCCCCTAGTAATTTTGGCATTAAAAGACGACTGTGCGGACACTCGTGCGTTCGAGACATTTAGCTGTCACGTTCCTTTATTCATGTTCTTGCCTTGGGTTAATCAGCTCGTTTCGTATTTCACGTCATCTTCGGCAATTCCAAAATTGCTTATTGATATAGCAGAACAACATCCCATCTACGTCAAAATACCCTTCGGCCTCACGCGACTCAGTCTTGGTGCGGAAGCGCTCACCAAGAGCGAGACGAGCCTTCTTGAATCTAAACTGTTGACTGACCAAACATgggaaatgtttttgaaaagtaTTGACTACCTTAAACCCCCAGAAAAGGCTGCACGCCAACTGTTGAATTCAG AGACTTATGCGCAagattttccaatttttcagTCCAAGTATTTGAATTTGCCTCCACCAACAGCTAGGTCAGCCCACGGCCACACTCACTATTCGTTTAGCGAAGCATTTACGGGAAAATTTCAAGAGTCGTTGGATCAAGGTCACATCAAATCACTTTTAAATTCGCTGGACtccttcaaaaagaaaacgtttcctGGTCAGAAAAGCCTTCGAGATTATTCTCCTTGGTTAGCAAATTACCGTATCGACGATGGGACCGTAAATAAGTTGGAACTTCCAGGATTGAATGGAAAGACCCTAAAGATTGAAACCTTTAGGGACGATCTTCACTACCTTCAGTCAAAACAGCTTCCAGTACGGTTAACCATCGTAG TGGACGGTGCTGTTGAATATCCTGTACTTGTTAAACATGGTGAGGACTTGAGACAGGACGAAAGAATCGTTCAGTTAATCAACTCAATCGATGTAGCTCTCGTCAGGGATGTCGAGAGCAGAAAACGGAGTCTGCGGATTCGCACCTTCCAG GTCATACCTTTGACAACAGCTTTCGGTATATTACAATGGTTACCCGAAACACTTACTTTAAAAGCTTTTCTAGACACCGATATTCACTTCCGCTCGTCTCTGAAATC TCTCAAGCGCGACATTGAGAGACAATTTTCAGGCAAAAACCCACTCCATTTTATAACTGCAACCCAACAGCAGCTTCTCAATGACTATTCCAAGCTCGCTGATAAAGTGTACCCGTATGGCCTAAGAGGTGCTTTGAAAAAACTCAGCCAATCGCCAGAATCATTTTTCTATCTACGAAATCGACTGGCATCCTCTCATGGCACTCAATGTTCAGCTCTTTGGATATTAGGAGTAGGAGATCGACACCTTTCGAATTCTCTGGTTTCAACTAAAAACG GAGACATAATCGCTATTGATTATGGCATGGCGTTTGGCATGGCCACATCCCAACTTCCCGTGCCAGAAGTCGTATCCTGCCGATTGACGAATCAGTTCCAGTTTCTAATACCGGGCCTTAGTCTTAACGGTTCAGTTCGTGATAGTATGGTCCACACGTTGCGCGTTGCAAAAGCGGAATCAGGCTCCATCATTGCGGCACTATCTGTTTTTGTAACCGAGCCTACCCTTAATTGGTTGAAGGAGGCCGAGCTATTGGCAGAAAATCGATATCAGGCTATGTTGGCAAATGAATCAACCAGCTGGTCACCCGCGCAAATCATTGAAAGAACAGATAATTTACTAAAAGGATTCAACCCTTCTGTCATCACCTGTCAagatttacaaaaaaacaagattttctcAACAGCAGATGGCCAAAAGCTTTTACCTCAATTATTTGCTGTTGTTCGAGGAAATGGGAGCATGCAAACAAGCCCCGACATGAATCCCGAAATTGCTGctgttaaaagaaaagctgaaCTACATTTGAGTCGTCGAGCAAGTATGCCGCAGCAAGGGCTGTCTTCTGATCAACAG atcgaatgcttgattgAACAGTCCACAGATCCTGCTTGTCTAAGCCGAATGTACTGGGGATGGGAGCCTTGGATTTAA